The Leptospiraceae bacterium genome includes a region encoding these proteins:
- the gcvT gene encoding glycine cleavage system aminomethyltransferase GcvT, producing MENLKVTPLNEVHRNLGARMVPFGGWDMPVQYTSIIQEHLATRSTAGLFDVSHMGEIFLTGKKEPLLNFLEKLTCNQVGSMQDFQVQYNAVLNEQGGLVDDITIYKFHDEKYMICSNASNYEAVYEHLLKFNTDIQITNESSNWHQIAIQGPKANEIFSKYTDQNLEEIGYYKFKLISFKGEEILVSRTGYTGEDGFEIYTSVPVGIQIWSELLEFGKSYGLVPVGLGARDTLRLEAKYALYGHELNATRTPVESGIGWIVKEKANPYLAYDKIISQKKNGAEYGVTGIKLSEAGVLRENYSLFDEAGNLIGQTTSGSYSPSLKEGIGLAYIKKSFIKNETIVMVEIRGSKKKCVIQTGNFINGSVRKNK from the coding sequence TTGGAAAATCTAAAAGTTACTCCATTAAACGAGGTTCATAGAAATCTTGGTGCACGTATGGTGCCTTTTGGCGGCTGGGATATGCCTGTTCAGTACACAAGCATCATTCAGGAACATTTGGCAACTCGGTCTACGGCTGGACTATTTGATGTTTCACATATGGGAGAAATTTTCCTAACAGGAAAAAAAGAACCACTTCTAAATTTTCTAGAAAAACTTACATGTAACCAAGTTGGATCGATGCAGGATTTTCAAGTTCAATACAATGCCGTATTAAATGAACAAGGAGGCCTTGTAGATGATATTACTATATATAAATTCCATGATGAAAAATATATGATCTGCTCAAATGCTTCCAATTATGAAGCGGTTTACGAGCATTTGCTCAAATTCAATACGGACATTCAAATTACAAATGAAAGTTCCAACTGGCATCAAATCGCCATTCAAGGTCCAAAGGCAAATGAAATATTTTCAAAATACACTGACCAAAATTTGGAAGAGATCGGCTATTATAAATTCAAATTGATTTCCTTTAAAGGTGAGGAAATTTTAGTCTCTCGCACAGGTTATACAGGTGAAGATGGATTTGAAATCTATACTTCCGTTCCAGTTGGTATTCAGATATGGTCTGAACTTCTGGAGTTTGGAAAATCATACGGACTCGTTCCTGTTGGACTTGGTGCACGAGACACACTTCGTTTAGAAGCGAAATACGCATTGTATGGTCACGAGCTAAATGCAACTAGGACACCAGTTGAATCTGGCATAGGTTGGATTGTAAAGGAAAAAGCAAATCCATATTTGGCGTATGATAAAATCATTTCGCAAAAGAAAAATGGAGCCGAATACGGGGTAACAGGAATTAAACTCTCAGAGGCGGGCGTTTTACGAGAAAACTATTCTCTATTTGATGAAGCTGGAAATTTAATTGGGCAAACAACTTCGGGAAGTTATTCCCCTTCTTTAAAAGAAGGAATAGGACTAGCTTATATAAAGAAGAGTTTTATAAAAAATGAAACCATCGTAATGGTTGAAATTCGTGGTTCAAAGAAAAAATGCGTTATACAAACGGGAAATTTTATTAATGGAAGTGTTCGAAAGAATAAGTAG
- a CDS encoding molybdenum cofactor biosynthesis protein MoaE — MMSRHLTKEPIDLGNVFSQFHHPAAGGVVLFSGEVRNHHQGRSVAFLEYEAYETMAEKMISNILEEARQKWELHLVYCVHRLGRVEISESAILVLTATSHRSEAYEANRWIVDRIKHEVPIWKKETFTDGTFDWVMQCEGCVFESEFHAHKQLHSEQSMPFNISNSHKIFQEHAGQQQQ, encoded by the coding sequence ATGATGAGTAGGCATTTAACAAAAGAACCAATCGATTTAGGAAATGTATTTTCACAATTTCACCACCCTGCAGCCGGTGGAGTTGTTTTATTTAGTGGAGAAGTTCGGAACCATCACCAAGGTAGATCCGTTGCTTTTTTAGAGTATGAAGCTTATGAAACAATGGCAGAAAAAATGATTTCTAATATACTCGAAGAAGCCAGACAGAAATGGGAATTGCATTTAGTCTATTGTGTTCACCGCTTAGGGAGAGTAGAAATTTCAGAAAGCGCCATACTTGTATTAACCGCAACTTCTCATAGGTCGGAAGCTTATGAAGCAAATCGTTGGATTGTTGATAGGATTAAACACGAAGTTCCAATTTGGAAAAAAGAAACATTTACGGATGGAACTTTTGACTGGGTGATGCAGTGTGAAGGTTGTGTATTTGAAAGCGAATTTCATGCTCACAAACAATTACATTCAGAGCAAAGTATGCCTTTTAATATATCTAATTCGCATAAAATTTTTCAGGAACATGCAGGACAACAACAGCAATAA
- a CDS encoding protein kinase, which produces MIKCFYCGTENSETDKFCRQCGNGLQTAVTGVKPDADIELLSSHLTPKFTIEKKIGKGGMATVYLGEQTALQRKIVVKILNKDISDDEEIRERFILEARTPARLKHPNIVEVIDVGLCDDRPYYIMEYASGGSVADKLKKYRDQGMMFPLKEAAELITKVLDALHYCHINNLQSHRDIKPANIMYRSTGEPIIVDFGIAKITDSSITRTRMTMGTANYMSPEQCQGRKDIDGRSDVYSVGIMLFELLTGELPFKGDSGLSIMIKQVKEKMPSLAGKLKAKPEKIDPDFSILGPDLEAIIERACAKSRKKRYQSAKEFAEALAGLVGSDIPNTLKQSPIHHGLNWGLIVAMLLLGLGIGGFLGYRMIILNPNKELGINISIDTDPLGAKVINTTTNIEEGKTPFLVTKDQPGIYNYKLLLEGYKEGVTVIQLSDIQKKETRVVKLEPINDIIDLNNSADNTTNPKDAKEAEVKSVKDTSEEKEVVKDTGLITTGGLVWQTSDIKMMNWYSAITHCRNLGMRLPSKNELKIAYNSGVRRLASPCCEYWSSTPHEDDPDSAYNISVKSFDTFYSPKSNRFYVRCVARH; this is translated from the coding sequence ATGATTAAATGCTTTTACTGCGGAACAGAGAATTCGGAAACAGACAAGTTTTGTCGTCAATGCGGCAATGGCTTACAAACCGCGGTTACAGGCGTTAAACCGGATGCAGACATTGAATTATTAAGTAGTCATTTAACTCCAAAATTTACAATCGAAAAAAAGATAGGTAAAGGCGGAATGGCGACTGTTTATTTAGGAGAACAAACTGCATTACAGCGCAAAATCGTCGTTAAAATATTGAACAAAGATATTTCGGATGATGAAGAAATTAGAGAACGATTTATTTTAGAAGCTCGAACTCCTGCCAGACTTAAACATCCAAATATAGTTGAAGTCATAGACGTTGGACTTTGTGATGATCGACCTTATTATATTATGGAATATGCGTCAGGCGGTTCCGTAGCAGATAAACTAAAAAAATACCGTGATCAAGGAATGATGTTTCCATTGAAAGAAGCAGCTGAATTAATCACCAAAGTTTTGGATGCGCTGCACTATTGTCATATCAATAATCTTCAATCACATCGTGACATTAAACCTGCTAATATCATGTATCGCTCCACCGGTGAACCAATCATTGTAGATTTTGGAATTGCTAAAATTACGGATTCTTCTATTACCCGCACTCGTATGACAATGGGAACTGCTAACTATATGAGCCCTGAGCAGTGCCAGGGACGAAAAGATATCGATGGAAGAAGTGATGTATATTCCGTTGGGATTATGCTTTTTGAATTATTAACCGGAGAACTTCCCTTTAAAGGGGATAGCGGTTTATCCATTATGATCAAGCAAGTTAAGGAAAAAATGCCTAGCCTTGCAGGAAAATTAAAAGCCAAACCTGAAAAAATAGATCCCGACTTTTCGATTTTAGGACCCGATCTCGAAGCTATCATTGAAAGAGCATGTGCAAAATCTAGAAAAAAACGATATCAATCGGCAAAGGAATTTGCAGAAGCGTTAGCTGGTCTAGTTGGTTCTGATATTCCTAATACTTTAAAACAAAGTCCAATTCACCATGGGCTCAATTGGGGGCTAATCGTTGCTATGCTCTTGCTTGGACTTGGGATTGGTGGGTTTTTGGGATATAGAATGATTATCCTAAATCCAAATAAAGAACTTGGAATCAATATCTCAATTGATACTGATCCACTTGGTGCAAAAGTAATAAACACTACTACTAATATAGAGGAAGGCAAAACTCCTTTTCTTGTAACGAAGGACCAACCGGGTATATATAATTACAAATTACTTTTGGAAGGTTATAAAGAAGGTGTCACCGTGATCCAACTCAGTGATATTCAAAAGAAAGAAACGCGCGTAGTAAAATTGGAACCTATAAACGATATAATTGATTTAAATAATTCTGCGGATAATACTACTAATCCAAAAGACGCTAAAGAGGCAGAAGTAAAGTCTGTGAAGGATACTTCTGAAGAGAAGGAAGTTGTAAAAGATACTGGATTGATTACTACTGGCGGATTGGTATGGCAAACTTCTGATATTAAAATGATGAATTGGTATTCAGCAATTACTCATTGTCGTAATTTAGGAATGAGGTTACCATCCAAGAATGAACTAAAAATAGCATACAACTCAGGAGTTCGTAGATTGGCATCGCCTTGTTGTGAATACTGGTCATCTACCCCACATGAAGATGATCCTGATTCTGCGTATAATATTTCAGTGAAAAGTTTTGATACTTTTTATTCCCCAAAATCAAATAGATTTTACGTCAGATGCGTAGCTCGACATTAG
- a CDS encoding glycoside hydrolase family 15 protein translates to MHKYELGIIGNCSYIAYIDKQTNVKWMCMPKFDSSFLFGSLLDSQKGGEFRIIPEDNTDIRYEQSYLENTNILCTVFHTSKGKFRVTDFAPRFQQNDRNFRPLMLVRKIEVLEGHPEIKVVCNPVYEYGNLKPTIVQGSNHIQYENLGNPVRLTTDIPLSYILSGNSFLLTEPKYLVFTYGVPLEAPIEETCEEFLKKTIHYWRKWVKTTYVPSIYQEQIIRSALALKLHQYEDTGGIIASGTTSLPEFNESTRNWDYRYCWIRDSYYTLRAFNSMGHFEELERYFRFIENIIHRETDRIQPLYSITGDKKITEQEIPLEGYLGVNKPVRIGNDAYTHIQNDVYGQVLASMLPLYIDKRLAHLSKLNHDMIYKVVRLIEKTIDEPDAGLWEFRNKSQLHCYTFLFQWVGAKAAVKIAKIFEDDVLYRLAVELEKKAADKIEECYDPNLKAYTQAVGNSNMDASCLQLITMNYLDNKSERARQHLEAIEKKLVTPDGLVYRYLHEDDFGKPQSTFLICSFWYVEALACVGRMEEAQKIFEKLLKKATNHLNLLSEDIMEDGSQWGNFPQTYSHVGLMNAAFRIARKLDRPIFL, encoded by the coding sequence ATGCATAAATACGAATTAGGAATTATTGGAAATTGTTCCTATATTGCTTATATTGATAAACAAACCAATGTAAAATGGATGTGTATGCCAAAGTTTGATAGTAGTTTTTTATTTGGATCACTTTTGGATTCGCAAAAAGGAGGCGAGTTTCGTATCATTCCTGAGGATAATACTGATATTCGCTACGAACAATCCTATTTAGAAAATACAAATATTCTTTGCACAGTATTTCATACCAGTAAAGGTAAATTCAGAGTAACCGACTTTGCTCCAAGATTTCAACAGAATGATCGTAATTTTCGACCACTTATGCTCGTTCGAAAAATTGAAGTTCTAGAAGGTCACCCAGAAATCAAGGTTGTTTGTAATCCTGTTTACGAATACGGAAATTTAAAACCAACTATCGTTCAGGGTAGTAACCATATTCAATATGAAAATTTAGGTAATCCAGTAAGGCTAACAACAGATATACCGCTCAGTTATATTCTTTCTGGAAATAGTTTTTTATTAACTGAACCTAAATATTTAGTTTTTACATATGGGGTTCCCCTAGAGGCGCCGATTGAAGAAACCTGTGAAGAATTTTTAAAGAAAACAATTCATTACTGGAGAAAATGGGTAAAAACTACCTATGTTCCATCTATTTACCAAGAACAAATCATCCGGTCTGCGCTTGCCTTAAAACTTCATCAATATGAAGATACTGGTGGAATCATTGCTTCAGGTACAACAAGTTTGCCTGAGTTTAATGAAAGCACTCGGAATTGGGATTATCGTTATTGTTGGATACGGGATAGTTATTATACTCTTCGTGCTTTTAATAGCATGGGACATTTTGAGGAATTAGAGCGATACTTTCGTTTTATTGAGAATATCATCCATCGAGAGACAGATCGAATTCAGCCTCTCTATTCTATTACCGGCGATAAAAAAATTACAGAACAGGAAATCCCTTTAGAGGGTTACTTAGGAGTAAATAAACCAGTTCGAATTGGAAACGATGCATATACTCATATTCAAAATGATGTATATGGTCAAGTACTTGCAAGTATGTTGCCACTTTACATCGATAAACGATTAGCTCATCTTTCTAAATTAAATCATGACATGATTTATAAAGTAGTGAGGCTAATCGAAAAAACCATTGACGAACCCGATGCAGGACTTTGGGAATTTAGAAATAAAAGTCAACTTCATTGTTATACTTTTCTTTTTCAATGGGTGGGAGCAAAAGCGGCAGTCAAAATAGCTAAAATTTTCGAGGATGATGTATTATATCGATTAGCCGTAGAACTTGAAAAAAAAGCAGCCGATAAAATTGAAGAATGTTATGATCCAAATCTGAAGGCATATACGCAAGCAGTTGGAAATTCAAATATGGATGCTAGTTGTTTACAACTTATCACAATGAATTATTTGGATAATAAATCAGAGAGAGCCCGACAGCATTTAGAAGCCATCGAAAAAAAATTAGTAACGCCCGATGGATTAGTTTATCGTTATTTACATGAGGATGATTTCGGTAAACCGCAATCTACCTTTTTAATTTGTTCCTTTTGGTATGTAGAGGCACTTGCTTGTGTTGGTCGTATGGAGGAAGCCCAAAAAATATTTGAAAAATTATTAAAAAAAGCTACTAATCATTTAAATCTTTTAAGTGAAGATATTATGGAAGATGGTAGTCAATGGGGAAATTTTCCTCAAACATATAGTCATGTTGGGTTAATGAATGCCGCATTTCGTATAGCGAGGAAATTAGATCGGCCGATCTTTTTATAA
- the gcvH gene encoding glycine cleavage system protein GcvH, giving the protein MTDTKILDGYKYTEKHEWVKVEGETATFGISDFAQNALGDIVFVDLPKVGKTVKQGQSFGTIESVKAAEDLYAPISGEVIEVNPIIAKDPALVNKDAFSAWMIKIKNVNSSETDSLMDSAKYKDYTANL; this is encoded by the coding sequence ATGACTGATACAAAAATTTTAGATGGATATAAATATACAGAAAAACATGAATGGGTGAAGGTTGAAGGAGAAACTGCAACTTTTGGAATTTCTGACTTCGCTCAAAATGCGTTAGGAGATATTGTTTTCGTTGATTTACCAAAAGTAGGGAAAACAGTAAAACAAGGACAAAGTTTTGGAACTATTGAGTCCGTTAAAGCGGCGGAAGATTTATATGCTCCAATAAGTGGAGAAGTCATTGAGGTAAATCCTATTATAGCGAAAGATCCAGCTCTTGTAAATAAGGATGCATTTTCTGCGTGGATGATTAAAATAAAAAACGTTAACTCTTCCGAAACAGATTCACTTATGGATTCAGCCAAGTATAAGGATTATACAGCTAATCTTTAA
- a CDS encoding bifunctional alpha,alpha-trehalose-phosphate synthase (UDP-forming)/trehalose-phosphatase, which yields MKQNYKRLIIVAYRIPFKIVMKNEKPTLIQNSGGLVSAILSLSSKMKEGGVMDKENKILWFGYSDTFFEDNSSENLSDDTFEVYPIQINPEINEPYYGGFCNSTIWPLFHYYPYLTRIENEFYDAYLQANELFYEQLKKIIQPGDLIWVHDYQLMKLPSLIRKDFPDISIGFFLHIPFPTYEVFRILPKDWKNEILHGLLGADLIGFHTSDYTNYFLQSIERELGYKTKNLQIFADNRLVKAENFPIGIDFDRFNDMYDNPEVIKRRESLLLDTDGKKIIFSVDRLDYSKGLIHRLNGFEQFLINYPEWIGKIIFYMVVVPSRDSILQYQDLKHEMEETIGRINGKYSDFHWRPIVYLYRSLSFAELIACYTTADVALITPIRDGMNLVAKEFVASRKDLRGVLILSEKAGASTELNGALLINAFDKMATAKAIYQAIDMHESEQMDRMKLMQYRVKTYDVFRWADEFLSELFEVKTKQKKVSTNMLNAKDLSKILDKYKEADSRLILLDYDGTLVNIQDSPSKVIPSIEALNVVKRLAADNRNTLVIISGRDKNYISRWFGEMNLYIFAEHGSFFKEPGKPEWISLFSGDQTWKKEIQPILETYVEKANGSFLEEKVSSLAWHYRNVDSEYGFTIMRELLDSLKNRITPEMDIHVLDGKKVIEIKQNGCDKGSACKKMIQMQDYKFIISMGDDITDEDMFNALPSDAYSFKVGSGLTHAKMNLQSPTDVISLLEKFNQIGN from the coding sequence ATGAAACAAAATTATAAAAGACTCATTATTGTCGCCTACCGAATTCCGTTTAAGATAGTCATGAAAAATGAAAAACCTACTCTTATTCAAAATTCAGGAGGATTAGTATCTGCAATTCTTTCCCTTTCCAGTAAAATGAAAGAGGGAGGAGTAATGGATAAGGAAAACAAAATACTTTGGTTTGGATACTCAGATACATTTTTTGAAGACAATAGCTCAGAGAATTTATCGGATGATACATTTGAAGTATATCCAATTCAAATTAATCCAGAAATCAATGAACCTTATTATGGTGGCTTTTGCAATAGTACGATTTGGCCTTTATTTCACTATTACCCATATCTTACTCGAATCGAAAATGAGTTTTACGACGCGTATCTGCAAGCGAACGAATTGTTTTATGAGCAGTTAAAGAAGATTATCCAACCGGGAGATTTGATTTGGGTACATGACTATCAGTTAATGAAGTTACCAAGTTTAATTAGAAAAGATTTTCCCGATATTTCAATTGGGTTTTTTCTTCATATCCCATTTCCTACGTATGAAGTTTTTCGAATTCTTCCAAAGGATTGGAAAAATGAAATTCTTCATGGGCTTCTGGGAGCTGATTTAATCGGATTTCATACAAGTGATTACACAAATTATTTCCTGCAATCAATCGAACGTGAGTTGGGATATAAAACAAAAAATCTTCAAATATTTGCTGATAATCGGCTTGTTAAGGCAGAAAATTTTCCTATAGGAATTGATTTTGATAGATTCAATGATATGTATGATAACCCAGAAGTTATAAAAAGAAGGGAATCTCTTTTGCTTGATACAGATGGAAAGAAAATTATTTTTTCTGTGGATAGACTTGATTATTCTAAAGGATTGATTCATCGTTTGAATGGGTTTGAGCAATTTTTGATTAATTACCCCGAATGGATTGGAAAAATTATATTCTATATGGTTGTTGTGCCTTCTAGAGATTCTATTCTTCAATACCAAGATCTAAAACATGAAATGGAAGAAACGATTGGTAGAATCAATGGAAAGTATAGTGATTTTCATTGGCGACCGATCGTATATCTTTATCGTTCTCTTAGTTTTGCAGAGTTAATAGCTTGTTATACTACAGCGGATGTTGCGTTAATTACGCCGATTCGAGATGGGATGAATCTTGTTGCAAAGGAGTTTGTTGCGAGCAGAAAAGATTTAAGAGGAGTTTTAATTTTAAGTGAAAAAGCCGGAGCTTCTACAGAATTAAACGGTGCTTTATTGATAAATGCATTCGATAAAATGGCGACTGCAAAAGCAATTTATCAAGCAATTGATATGCATGAAAGTGAGCAAATGGATCGAATGAAATTAATGCAATACAGAGTGAAAACATACGACGTATTTCGTTGGGCGGATGAGTTTTTGTCGGAGTTATTTGAAGTAAAAACAAAACAGAAAAAGGTGAGCACTAATATGTTGAATGCAAAAGATTTATCAAAAATTTTAGACAAATACAAAGAAGCAGACAGTAGGCTAATATTGTTAGACTATGACGGTACTCTCGTGAATATTCAAGATTCACCTTCTAAAGTAATTCCAAGCATTGAAGCATTAAATGTTGTCAAACGCCTTGCAGCGGATAATCGAAATACTCTCGTCATTATTTCTGGTAGGGATAAAAATTATATATCGCGTTGGTTCGGGGAAATGAATCTCTATATTTTTGCAGAGCATGGTTCTTTTTTTAAAGAGCCAGGGAAACCGGAATGGATATCTCTTTTTTCAGGTGATCAGACTTGGAAGAAAGAAATTCAGCCTATATTAGAGACTTATGTTGAAAAAGCAAATGGTTCATTTTTGGAAGAAAAAGTTTCCTCTTTAGCTTGGCATTATCGAAATGTAGACTCTGAGTATGGATTTACCATTATGCGCGAACTTTTGGATTCCCTTAAAAATCGAATTACTCCCGAAATGGACATTCATGTTTTAGATGGAAAAAAAGTGATAGAGATAAAACAAAACGGTTGCGACAAAGGAAGTGCATGCAAAAAAATGATTCAAATGCAGGATTATAAGTTTATAATCTCTATGGGAGATGATATTACTGATGAAGATATGTTCAATGCACTTCCGTCCGATGCCTATTCCTTTAAAGTAGGCTCTGGTTTGACTCATGCTAAAATGAATTTACAGAGTCCTACTGATGTTATCTCCCTCTTGGAAAAATTTAATCAAATAGGAAATTAA
- a CDS encoding NTP transferase domain-containing protein, whose amino-acid sequence MGSDKGLLFSKEQRWFEKNYNLLSKIFPKVVVSINSDQLDKYKEIKPNYEYIIDSADFIDGPLLGIISSHSKYPTNELFVLACDMIEMTETPIRNILSFYQNKVGYDFYLYQNETFLETLCGIYTVRGIEHLRERILEKDKNFAIHKLISSSKVFSIPVALEYIGMFINYNSLKVEDRL is encoded by the coding sequence ATGGGCAGTGATAAAGGATTGTTATTTTCAAAGGAACAAAGATGGTTTGAAAAAAATTACAACTTGCTATCTAAAATTTTTCCTAAAGTTGTTGTTTCGATAAATTCAGATCAATTGGATAAATATAAAGAAATTAAACCAAATTATGAATATATAATAGACTCTGCGGATTTTATAGATGGTCCTTTGTTAGGCATTATTTCTAGTCATTCGAAGTATCCAACGAACGAATTATTTGTATTAGCCTGTGATATGATCGAAATGACTGAAACACCTATTCGAAATATACTTTCTTTTTATCAAAATAAAGTAGGATATGATTTTTATCTTTATCAAAATGAAACTTTTTTAGAAACTCTTTGTGGAATTTACACTGTCAGAGGCATTGAACATTTAAGAGAGCGGATACTGGAAAAAGACAAAAATTTTGCAATTCATAAATTGATTTCAAGTTCTAAAGTATTTTCCATTCCAGTTGCTTTAGAGTATATAGGAATGTTTATAAATTATAATTCACTCAAAGTCGAAGATAGATTATAG
- a CDS encoding bifunctional molybdenum cofactor biosynthesis protein MoaC/MoaB encodes MKDITSKQITLRTAAAEGKVLCSQKAIDLIRTNSLPKGDLFNIAKAAAMLAAKNTSNLIPHCHPVAIEGMSIEFETFDSKEDTNLGVVKISVEAKSIGRTGIEMEVLTAVSVAALTIYDLLKPVDKNLSITDIILTNKKGGKSDKKFKVKQGITAAILVCSDSTAEGKREDKSGLIIKEMLLSYGVEIADYKIVPDEKNSIQNAVKDWVGKEIPFIFTTGGTGLGPRDNTTETLKDLFDKDAPGISEAMRSFGQARTPFAMLSRSTAGIVGKSIVIALPGSSNGARESLEAILPGVFHGRDMLLGGGH; translated from the coding sequence ATGAAAGACATTACATCTAAACAAATTACCTTAAGGACAGCTGCTGCGGAAGGAAAAGTATTGTGTAGCCAAAAGGCAATCGATCTTATCCGCACCAATTCTCTTCCTAAAGGAGATTTATTTAATATAGCAAAAGCGGCGGCCATGCTTGCCGCAAAAAATACATCTAATTTGATTCCGCATTGTCATCCAGTTGCAATTGAAGGAATGAGTATCGAGTTTGAAACGTTTGACTCAAAAGAAGATACTAACTTGGGTGTTGTAAAAATTTCAGTTGAAGCCAAATCGATCGGAAGAACTGGAATAGAAATGGAAGTTTTGACTGCAGTATCAGTAGCGGCTCTTACGATTTATGATTTATTAAAACCAGTAGATAAGAATTTGAGTATAACGGACATTATCCTTACTAATAAAAAAGGAGGAAAATCGGATAAAAAATTTAAAGTCAAACAAGGAATAACCGCTGCAATATTAGTTTGTTCAGATTCAACCGCCGAAGGAAAAAGAGAGGACAAATCAGGACTTATTATTAAGGAAATGCTTTTAAGTTATGGAGTAGAAATTGCAGATTATAAAATTGTTCCTGATGAAAAAAATTCAATCCAAAATGCTGTAAAAGATTGGGTAGGAAAAGAAATTCCGTTTATTTTTACGACAGGCGGGACAGGATTAGGTCCTCGCGATAATACGACGGAAACTCTAAAGGATCTTTTTGATAAAGATGCTCCTGGGATTTCGGAAGCTATGCGATCTTTTGGTCAAGCCAGAACTCCATTTGCGATGTTGTCACGTTCCACTGCGGGGATTGTAGGCAAATCAATTGTAATCGCTCTACCCGGAAGTTCAAACGGGGCACGTGAAAGTTTAGAAGCAATTTTACCTGGTGTGTTTCATGGAAGAGATATGCTCTTAGGTGGCGGACACTGA